The Agrococcus carbonis genome has a window encoding:
- a CDS encoding metallophosphoesterase yields MSFGMHPEPAAVIAHLSDTHLLAGGAALADLVDTEGHLRETAARLAVAAADADAIVVSGDVADLGEPEAYALAREILEPVADGIGAPIVWAAGNHDERAAMRAALGLPGEPDDPVDSVLEVGDLRIVSLDTSLPGWHHGGFDEGQAEWLAAALVDPPRLGSVLVMHHPPLPYRSRLMRLLEFRDEARLADVLGAGDVRAILSGHLHVGGSGTFAEIPVVLASATSYADDLGGPPPAMHGIDATQSFNLVEVYADAIAHSVVPALVHESRETLPAHVVEQVLQLDPADRMERFSRKQG; encoded by the coding sequence ATGAGCTTCGGCATGCACCCGGAACCGGCGGCCGTGATCGCCCACCTGAGCGACACGCACCTGCTCGCGGGCGGTGCCGCGCTCGCGGATCTCGTCGACACCGAGGGGCACCTCCGCGAGACCGCCGCCCGGCTCGCGGTCGCCGCTGCCGACGCCGACGCGATCGTGGTCTCGGGCGACGTGGCCGATCTCGGCGAGCCGGAGGCGTACGCGCTCGCGCGCGAGATCCTCGAGCCCGTCGCCGACGGGATCGGCGCGCCGATCGTGTGGGCGGCGGGCAACCACGACGAGCGCGCGGCGATGCGCGCTGCGCTCGGCCTGCCGGGCGAGCCCGACGACCCCGTCGACTCGGTGCTCGAGGTGGGCGACCTCCGGATCGTCTCGCTCGACACGAGCCTGCCCGGCTGGCACCACGGCGGCTTCGACGAGGGGCAGGCCGAGTGGCTCGCCGCGGCCCTCGTCGACCCGCCTCGGCTCGGCTCGGTGCTCGTGATGCACCACCCGCCGCTGCCGTACCGCAGCCGGCTCATGCGCCTGCTCGAGTTCCGGGACGAGGCGCGCCTCGCCGACGTGCTCGGCGCGGGCGACGTGCGTGCGATCCTCTCCGGCCACCTCCACGTCGGCGGTTCGGGCACGTTCGCCGAGATCCCCGTCGTCCTCGCGAGCGCGACGAGCTACGCCGACGACCTCGGCGGGCCGCCGCCCGCGATGCACGGCATCGACGCGACGCAGTCCTTCAACCTTGTCGAGGTCTACGCCGACGCGATCGCCCACTCCGTCGTCCCCGCGCTCGTGCACGAGTCGCGCGAGACGCTGCCGGCCCACGTGGTCGAGCAGGTGCTGCAGCTCGACCCGGCGGATCGCATGGAGCGGTTCAGCAGGAAGCAGGGGTGA
- a CDS encoding acyltransferase: MRLFPFASPREIRRMRQQQEQLLEELEHLQRRVKELNKRVLPGHARGIHHHVVQGENNRIDPSVKFMSELGAEHEVRLGNNVTLYGQTEIIGPVTIGDGTFMNRSCYIRQHTTIGRNVNLGPFVKLVTDGHEIGGVERRAGKNVWTPIEIGDGAWLGAGVLVLGGVTIGAGTIVAAGAVVTKDLPPNVVAAGVPAKVIRELPTD; the protein is encoded by the coding sequence GTGCGTCTGTTCCCCTTCGCCAGCCCTCGTGAGATCCGCCGGATGCGGCAGCAGCAGGAGCAGCTGCTCGAGGAGCTCGAGCACCTGCAGCGCCGCGTGAAGGAGCTGAACAAGCGCGTGCTGCCCGGGCACGCGCGCGGCATCCACCACCACGTCGTGCAGGGCGAGAACAACCGCATCGACCCGAGCGTGAAGTTCATGAGCGAGCTCGGCGCCGAGCACGAGGTGCGGCTCGGGAACAACGTCACGCTCTACGGGCAGACCGAGATCATCGGGCCCGTCACGATCGGCGACGGCACGTTCATGAACCGCTCGTGCTACATCCGGCAGCACACGACGATCGGCCGAAACGTGAACCTCGGGCCGTTCGTGAAGCTCGTCACCGACGGCCACGAGATCGGCGGCGTGGAGCGCCGGGCGGGCAAGAACGTGTGGACGCCGATCGAGATCGGCGACGGCGCGTGGCTCGGCGCGGGTGTGCTCGTGCTCGGCGGCGTGACGATCGGCGCGGGCACGATCGTCGCGGCGGGCGCGGTCGTCACGAAGGACCTGCCGCCGAACGTCGTCGCGGCCGGCGTGCCGGCGAAGGTCATCCGCGAGCTGCCGACGGACTGA
- the dprA gene encoding DNA-processing protein DprA: MRPFRLEPALLRTAVESTLPPGAAAPDDEEVVARFAAGAWTVLPEPGDGVAGMLRERVGAAQALQLLVEGAGPDAWASAIGDAESARRIPDALARWQPRLSAERILGAFAQGAAHSQVLLTRDDPRWPAALDDLGPHAPAALWMRGDPDALAACDRSAALVGSRASSGYGELVTGQLAAGLVARRFAIVSGGAYGIDGTAHRAALASGGTTVAVLAGGLDRFYPAGNDELLRRVAAAGCVVAEAPSGVPPTRWRFLARNRLIAALASATVVVEAGRRSGSINTAGHAAALGRPLGAVPGPVTSGASTGCHRLLREYGAAVVERAEDVVELVDGPGEEDAPLAGATSDELRVLDALSTRAPRAVDDLAMRTGMAPGDVSAALALLELGGAVGERGAGWVRVRS; this comes from the coding sequence ATGAGGCCGTTCCGACTGGAGCCGGCGCTGCTGCGCACGGCCGTCGAGAGCACGCTGCCACCGGGCGCAGCCGCGCCGGACGACGAGGAGGTCGTCGCACGCTTCGCCGCGGGCGCATGGACGGTGCTGCCCGAGCCGGGCGACGGCGTCGCGGGCATGCTGCGCGAGCGCGTCGGCGCCGCGCAGGCGCTGCAGCTGCTCGTCGAGGGCGCGGGCCCCGACGCGTGGGCGAGCGCGATCGGCGACGCCGAGTCGGCGCGCCGCATCCCCGACGCGCTCGCGCGCTGGCAGCCGAGGCTGAGCGCCGAGCGCATCCTCGGCGCGTTCGCGCAAGGCGCCGCGCACAGCCAGGTGCTCCTCACGCGCGATGATCCGCGCTGGCCGGCAGCGCTCGACGACCTCGGCCCGCACGCGCCTGCCGCGCTCTGGATGCGCGGCGATCCGGACGCCCTCGCGGCGTGCGACCGCTCGGCGGCGCTCGTCGGCTCCCGCGCGTCGTCCGGCTACGGCGAGCTCGTCACGGGCCAGCTCGCCGCCGGCCTCGTCGCCCGCCGGTTCGCGATCGTCTCGGGCGGCGCCTACGGGATCGACGGCACGGCGCACCGCGCGGCGCTCGCGAGCGGCGGGACGACCGTCGCCGTGCTCGCCGGCGGGCTCGACCGCTTCTATCCCGCCGGCAACGACGAGCTGCTGCGGCGCGTCGCCGCCGCCGGCTGCGTCGTCGCGGAGGCACCGAGCGGCGTGCCGCCGACCCGCTGGAGGTTCCTCGCGCGCAACCGGCTCATCGCGGCGCTCGCGAGCGCGACCGTCGTGGTCGAGGCGGGCCGCCGCTCGGGCTCCATCAACACCGCGGGCCACGCCGCGGCGCTCGGCCGACCGCTCGGCGCGGTACCCGGTCCCGTGACCTCGGGCGCGAGCACCGGCTGCCACCGCCTGCTGCGGGAGTACGGCGCGGCCGTCGTCGAACGCGCGGAGGACGTCGTCGAGCTCGTCGACGGCCCTGGGGAGGAGGACGCGCCGCTCGCAGGCGCCACGAGCGACGAGCTGCGGGTGCTCGACGCGCTCTCGACGCGCGCGCCCCGCGCGGTCGACGATCTCGCGATGCGCACCGGCATGGCGCCCGGCGACGTGAGCGCGGCGCTCGCGCTGCTCGAGCTCGGCGGCGCGGTCGGGGAGCGCGGCGCGGGGTGGGTGCGGGTGCGGTCGTGA
- a CDS encoding YifB family Mg chelatase-like AAA ATPase — MGLAGVGVQIEVHASSGLPVVHIVGLPGPAVQQARHRTWSAIARMGLTAPSGRVVINLTPASLPKAGTHFDLAMAIAVLRASGVVPPDDGETALLGELGLDGRLRPVPGTLPLARAAAEAGMRRLVVPSASADEAALVPELRVLAAPSLAHAAALLGAQLDPDPVEPVPAAPAPERAHAALDLADVVGNRAAIDALEIAAAGAHHLLMVGPPGAGKSMLAMRLPGILPPLTQEQALEVASLRSLSGEPAPAALELLPPFEHPHHSATAVSLVGGGSGTIRPGAAARASHGILFLDEAPEFPRAVLDMLRQPLESGSITVHRAAGAATFPARFQLLLAANPCPCGMFGTGECTCAPQQRRRYFGRLSGPLLDRVDLQVRVDRVVPGQDDSRRSTADASARVALARERAARRLSGTRWTAMGHVPGPWLRRHLPLEPSVLEPLEHALERGTLTMRGLDRAVRVAWTMADLAGEERPSRTHIGSALALRKGIPA; from the coding sequence ATGGGCCTCGCCGGCGTCGGAGTGCAGATCGAGGTGCACGCCTCCTCGGGCCTCCCGGTCGTCCACATCGTCGGGCTGCCCGGACCGGCCGTGCAGCAGGCGCGGCACCGCACCTGGAGCGCGATCGCGCGCATGGGGCTCACCGCGCCGAGCGGCCGAGTGGTCATCAACCTCACGCCCGCGTCGCTGCCGAAGGCGGGCACGCACTTCGACCTCGCGATGGCGATCGCGGTGCTGCGGGCCTCCGGCGTCGTGCCGCCCGACGACGGCGAGACGGCGCTCCTGGGCGAGCTCGGGCTCGACGGGAGGCTGCGGCCCGTGCCCGGCACGCTGCCGCTCGCGCGCGCCGCTGCCGAGGCGGGCATGCGTCGGCTCGTCGTGCCGAGCGCCTCGGCCGACGAGGCGGCGCTCGTCCCCGAGCTGCGCGTGCTCGCCGCTCCGAGCCTCGCCCACGCCGCGGCCCTGCTCGGCGCGCAGCTCGACCCCGACCCCGTCGAACCGGTGCCCGCGGCGCCCGCGCCCGAGCGAGCGCACGCCGCGCTCGACCTCGCCGACGTCGTCGGCAACCGCGCGGCGATCGACGCGCTCGAGATCGCCGCAGCCGGCGCCCATCACCTGCTGATGGTCGGCCCGCCCGGCGCGGGCAAGTCGATGCTCGCGATGCGGCTCCCGGGGATCCTGCCGCCGCTCACGCAGGAGCAGGCGCTCGAGGTCGCGTCGCTGCGCTCGCTCTCGGGCGAGCCGGCGCCCGCGGCGCTCGAGCTGCTGCCGCCCTTCGAGCACCCGCACCACTCCGCGACCGCGGTCTCGCTCGTCGGCGGCGGATCCGGCACGATCCGACCGGGCGCCGCGGCCCGCGCGAGCCACGGCATCCTCTTCCTCGACGAGGCGCCCGAGTTCCCGCGGGCGGTGCTCGACATGCTGCGGCAGCCGCTCGAGTCGGGCTCCATCACGGTGCATCGAGCGGCCGGCGCCGCGACCTTCCCGGCGCGGTTCCAGCTGCTGCTCGCCGCCAATCCCTGCCCGTGCGGCATGTTCGGCACCGGCGAGTGCACGTGCGCGCCGCAGCAGCGGCGCCGCTACTTCGGACGGCTCTCCGGCCCGCTGCTCGATCGTGTCGACCTGCAGGTGCGCGTCGACCGCGTCGTGCCCGGCCAGGACGACAGCCGGCGCAGCACGGCGGATGCCTCGGCGCGCGTCGCGCTGGCCCGCGAGCGTGCCGCCCGCAGGCTCTCCGGCACGAGGTGGACGGCGATGGGGCACGTGCCCGGGCCGTGGCTGCGCCGCCACCTGCCGCTCGAGCCGAGCGTGCTCGAGCCGCTCGAGCACGCGCTCGAGCGGGGCACCCTCACGATGCGGGGGCTCGACCGCGCCGTGCGGGTCGCCTGGACCATGGCCGATCTCGCGGGCGAGGAGCGCCCGAGCAGGACGCACATCGGGAGCGCGCTCGCGCTCAGGAAGGGGATCCCCGCATGA
- a CDS encoding YraN family protein — protein MRAKDQLGLDGEAAASVHLERAGMRIVDRRWRCAHGELDIVALDGDTIVFVEVKTRRGLGFGHPFEAITPAKVARLRRLAGLWLEKTGRRGPLRMDAVGVIAPRSGSWRVEHLRGIA, from the coding sequence ATGCGAGCGAAGGATCAGCTGGGGCTCGACGGCGAGGCCGCCGCGAGCGTGCATCTCGAGCGCGCGGGCATGCGCATCGTCGACCGCCGGTGGCGCTGCGCGCACGGCGAGCTCGACATCGTCGCGCTCGACGGCGACACCATCGTCTTCGTCGAGGTGAAGACGCGCCGGGGCCTCGGCTTCGGCCACCCGTTCGAGGCCATCACGCCCGCGAAGGTCGCGCGGCTGCGCCGGCTCGCCGGCCTGTGGCTCGAGAAGACGGGTCGCCGCGGGCCGCTGCGCATGGATGCGGTGGGCGTGATCGCGCCGCGCTCCGGCAGCTGGCGCGTCGAGCACCTGCGGGGCATCGCGTGA
- a CDS encoding DUF2469 domain-containing protein, protein MEPEDIEDYDREVELALFKEYRDVVGMFKHVVETERRFYLANDVKVTRHDAGSDFYFELEMTDVWVWDIYRSDRFIKSARVLTFKDVNVESLASRDLELPKDLAIEE, encoded by the coding sequence GTGGAACCCGAGGACATCGAAGACTACGACCGCGAGGTCGAGCTGGCGCTGTTCAAGGAGTATCGCGACGTGGTGGGCATGTTCAAGCACGTCGTCGAGACCGAGCGGCGCTTCTACCTGGCAAACGACGTGAAGGTCACCCGGCACGACGCGGGCTCCGACTTCTACTTCGAGCTCGAGATGACCGACGTATGGGTGTGGGACATCTACCGCTCCGACCGCTTCATCAAGTCGGCGCGCGTGCTCACGTTCAAGGACGTCAACGTCGAGTCGCTCGCGTCGCGCGACCTCGAGCTGCCGAAGGACCTCGCGATCGAGGAGTGA
- a CDS encoding vWA domain-containing protein yields MRSILAVAALIAALALGAGTLSPAPATAAPAASSSGGSGGLVIVLDASGSMADPTPDGGTRIAAAQQALGAVIDDLPARNRVGMRVFGATVPSGGQGSCSDSQLLVPLGTGNHDALRDAVDRYRPYGETPIGYALQQAAGDLGDGGRRGILLVSDGLATCSPDPCSVAADLTQDDPDLRIDVIGFDVDAAARQQLQCVADRGRGDYLDVSEADSLQHALERLSTRAFRPFGVVGESVAGAASADGAPQLLPGQQYVDEVAPETTALTYLVPRETTGSTIHVGLTGRLPQAGSLTLQATLATPEGTACDATTITALGEDRYSVFTGRVSAAEGSPAHACATAEQLVLTVESQTPPEALVPFELRIAENPWPSNASALPRPDDAQRGWELATAADGAAGPAVGGSSLNDAPEIAPGSYTSDMLPSEFQFFRVPVAWGQSVRVQASLDPDMPVPADAWGILQVLDPVGADVAALLATTADGTRWAAPLAEPGAAVAVTTAPVRWDGDPGQVKRPLLDGEYIVAVGFEAAEGTTPTPMTITIEVVGEATGAPDYSGAPDAAPAARGEAAPATLDPASWRALIAFAIGGLVVIAVIVLVVWLWRRGIRRYV; encoded by the coding sequence GTGCGGAGCATCCTTGCCGTCGCGGCCCTCATCGCCGCGCTCGCGCTCGGCGCCGGCACGCTCTCCCCCGCACCCGCGACCGCCGCGCCGGCGGCCTCCAGCTCCGGCGGCAGCGGCGGCCTCGTCATCGTCCTCGACGCATCCGGCTCGATGGCCGATCCGACGCCCGACGGCGGCACGCGCATCGCGGCCGCGCAGCAGGCGCTCGGCGCCGTGATCGACGACCTGCCGGCGCGCAACCGCGTCGGCATGCGCGTGTTCGGCGCGACCGTGCCGAGCGGCGGCCAGGGCTCGTGCTCCGACTCCCAGCTGCTCGTGCCGCTCGGCACGGGCAACCACGACGCGCTCCGGGATGCGGTCGACCGCTACCGGCCGTACGGCGAGACGCCGATCGGCTACGCGCTGCAGCAGGCCGCGGGCGATCTCGGCGATGGCGGCCGTCGCGGCATCCTGCTCGTCTCCGACGGGCTCGCGACGTGCAGCCCCGACCCGTGCTCGGTCGCGGCCGACCTCACCCAGGACGACCCGGACCTGCGCATCGACGTCATCGGCTTCGACGTCGACGCGGCCGCGCGGCAGCAGCTGCAGTGCGTCGCCGACCGCGGCCGCGGCGACTACCTCGACGTCTCGGAGGCCGACAGCCTCCAGCACGCGCTCGAGCGGCTCTCGACGCGCGCGTTCCGGCCCTTCGGCGTCGTCGGCGAGAGCGTCGCAGGTGCCGCGTCGGCCGACGGCGCCCCGCAGCTCCTGCCCGGCCAGCAGTACGTCGACGAGGTCGCGCCGGAGACGACCGCCCTCACGTACCTCGTGCCCCGCGAGACGACCGGCTCCACCATCCACGTCGGCCTCACCGGCCGCCTGCCGCAGGCAGGCAGCCTCACGCTGCAGGCGACCCTCGCGACGCCCGAGGGCACCGCGTGCGATGCGACGACGATCACGGCGCTCGGCGAGGACCGCTACTCGGTCTTCACGGGCCGCGTGAGCGCCGCCGAGGGGAGCCCCGCCCACGCGTGCGCGACCGCTGAGCAGCTCGTGCTGACCGTCGAGTCGCAGACGCCGCCCGAGGCGCTCGTACCCTTCGAGCTGCGCATCGCCGAGAACCCGTGGCCGAGCAACGCCTCGGCGCTCCCCCGCCCCGACGACGCGCAGCGCGGCTGGGAGCTCGCGACCGCCGCCGACGGCGCCGCCGGCCCCGCGGTGGGCGGGTCGAGCCTCAACGACGCGCCCGAGATCGCGCCGGGCTCCTACACGAGCGACATGCTGCCGAGCGAGTTCCAGTTCTTCCGCGTGCCGGTCGCGTGGGGCCAGTCGGTGCGCGTGCAGGCGAGCCTCGACCCCGACATGCCCGTGCCTGCCGACGCGTGGGGCATCCTGCAGGTGCTCGACCCCGTCGGCGCCGACGTCGCGGCGCTGCTCGCGACGACCGCGGACGGCACTCGCTGGGCAGCCCCCCTCGCGGAGCCCGGCGCGGCGGTCGCGGTGACGACGGCCCCGGTGCGCTGGGACGGCGACCCCGGCCAGGTCAAGCGGCCGCTGCTCGACGGCGAGTACATCGTCGCGGTCGGCTTCGAGGCGGCGGAGGGCACGACGCCGACGCCCATGACGATCACGATCGAGGTCGTCGGCGAGGCGACGGGCGCCCCCGACTACTCCGGCGCTCCCGACGCCGCTCCTGCGGCCCGCGGCGAGGCCGCGCCGGCCACGCTCGACCCCGCCTCGTGGCGCGCGCTCATCGCCTTCGCGATCGGCGGGCTCGTCGTCATCGCGGTCATCGTGCTCGTCGTGTGGCTCTGGCGCCGAGGCATCCGCCGCTACGTCTGA
- a CDS encoding ribonuclease HII — MVAVPTLEAEQALWADASHVIGMDEVGRGALAGPVSVGALALRADCGAQPEHLRDSKTMTALRRTATAPLVREWGVSAVGHASNDEIDRYGIQVALGLAGRRALVALHAAGIDVPRSAILLDGTHDWLAPALRAPVRTILRAKADRDCASVSGAALVAKVERDARMVAADGDHPGYAWHSNKGYGSAAHLAAIAELGPTALHRRTWLR; from the coding sequence ATGGTCGCCGTCCCGACGCTCGAGGCCGAGCAGGCCCTGTGGGCGGATGCGTCGCACGTCATCGGCATGGACGAGGTCGGCCGGGGTGCCCTCGCGGGCCCCGTGAGCGTCGGCGCGCTCGCGCTGCGGGCCGACTGCGGCGCGCAGCCCGAGCACCTGCGCGACTCGAAGACGATGACGGCGCTGCGGCGCACCGCGACCGCGCCGCTCGTGCGCGAGTGGGGCGTGAGCGCCGTCGGGCACGCGAGCAACGACGAGATCGACCGCTACGGCATCCAGGTCGCGCTCGGCCTCGCCGGGCGCCGCGCGCTCGTGGCGCTGCACGCGGCGGGCATCGACGTGCCGCGGAGCGCCATCCTCCTCGACGGCACCCACGACTGGCTCGCGCCGGCGCTGCGCGCGCCGGTGCGCACGATCCTGCGCGCGAAGGCCGACCGCGACTGCGCGTCGGTCTCCGGCGCGGCGCTCGTCGCGAAGGTCGAGCGGGACGCGCGGATGGTCGCCGCCGACGGCGACCATCCCGGCTACGCCTGGCACTCCAACAAGGGCTACGGCTCCGCGGCGCACCTCGCGGCGATCGCCGAGCTCGGCCCGACGGCGCTGCACCGTCGCACCTGGCTGCGCTGA
- the lepB gene encoding signal peptidase I translates to MTETAGAAGAARARGAKSALLFLRDIVVIFLIALLISFLVKTFLIRPFWIPSESMNDTLQVDDRIIVSLLTPALIPVGHGDVVVFEDPGGWLPEPEQEPETGLAGAVDWFLTFVGLAPEDDHGYLIKRVIGLPGDTVECCNDFGQLLINGVPIDEPYLHLDQPGQPASSIPFEVTVPEGQLWVMGDNRNHSGDSRAHMDGPGDGFVPMESVVGRAILISWPMERWTWLDSHDQSFVGVEPQAAEPEAVLPQAVAH, encoded by the coding sequence ATGACGGAGACGGCTGGGGCCGCAGGAGCCGCTCGGGCTCGCGGTGCGAAGAGCGCGCTGCTCTTCCTGCGCGACATCGTCGTCATCTTCCTCATCGCGCTGCTCATCTCCTTCCTGGTCAAGACGTTCCTGATCCGGCCGTTCTGGATTCCGTCGGAGTCCATGAACGACACCCTGCAGGTCGACGACCGCATCATCGTGAGCCTGCTGACGCCTGCGCTGATCCCGGTCGGGCACGGCGACGTCGTCGTGTTCGAGGATCCGGGCGGCTGGCTCCCCGAGCCCGAGCAGGAGCCCGAGACCGGGCTCGCGGGCGCCGTCGACTGGTTCCTGACGTTCGTGGGGCTCGCGCCCGAGGACGACCACGGCTACCTCATCAAGCGCGTCATCGGGCTCCCGGGCGACACCGTCGAGTGCTGCAACGACTTCGGCCAGCTGCTCATCAACGGCGTGCCGATCGACGAGCCCTACCTGCACCTCGACCAGCCGGGCCAGCCCGCGAGCTCCATCCCGTTCGAGGTGACGGTGCCCGAGGGCCAGCTGTGGGTCATGGGCGACAACCGCAACCACTCGGGCGACTCGCGCGCGCACATGGACGGGCCCGGCGACGGCTTCGTGCCGATGGAGTCGGTCGTGGGCCGCGCGATCCTCATCTCATGGCCGATGGAGCGGTGGACGTGGCTCGACAGCCACGATCAGTCGTTCGTGGGCGTCGAGCCGCAGGCGGCCGAGCCCGAGGCGGTGCTGCCGCAGGCGGTGGCCCACTGA
- the rplS gene encoding 50S ribosomal protein L19 produces the protein MHILDKVDAASLKADVPDFRPGDTVKVHVNIIEGSRSRVQVFQGIVLGRSGHGVRETFTVRKVSFQVGVERTFPVHSPVVDKIEIVSRGDVRRAKLYYLRGLRGKAAKIREKRVG, from the coding sequence ATGCACATCCTCGACAAGGTCGACGCCGCGAGCCTCAAGGCCGACGTCCCCGACTTCCGCCCCGGCGACACCGTCAAGGTGCACGTGAACATCATCGAGGGCTCGCGCTCGCGCGTGCAGGTCTTCCAGGGCATCGTCCTCGGCCGCTCTGGCCACGGCGTGCGCGAGACCTTCACCGTCCGCAAGGTCTCGTTCCAGGTCGGCGTCGAGCGCACCTTCCCGGTGCACTCGCCGGTCGTCGACAAGATCGAGATCGTGAGCCGCGGCGACGTGCGCCGCGCGAAGCTCTACTACCTGCGCGGCCTGCGCGGCAAGGCCGCCAAGATCCGCGAGAAGCGCGTCGGCTGA
- the trmD gene encoding tRNA (guanosine(37)-N1)-methyltransferase TrmD — protein MRVDIVTIFPEFFGVLDVSLLGRARRDGLLELGVHDLRQWTHDRHRTVDDTPYGGGAGMVMKPEPWGEALDALLGDETDALVILPTPAGVPFTQALARELAAESHLLFACGRYEGIDARVAEHAATRARVLEVSLGDYVLNGGEVAAMAMIEAIGRLVPGVVGNPESLVEESHEDGLLEHPSYTKPQVWRGLEVPEVLRSGNHAAVAAWRREQALERTRRVRPDLLPDDR, from the coding sequence GTGCGCGTCGACATCGTCACGATCTTCCCCGAGTTCTTCGGGGTGCTCGACGTCTCGCTGCTCGGCCGCGCCCGCCGCGACGGCCTGCTCGAGCTCGGCGTGCACGACCTGCGGCAGTGGACCCACGACCGCCACCGCACCGTGGACGACACCCCCTACGGCGGCGGCGCGGGCATGGTCATGAAGCCGGAGCCCTGGGGCGAGGCGCTCGACGCGCTCCTCGGCGACGAGACGGATGCGCTCGTCATCCTGCCGACGCCCGCGGGTGTGCCGTTCACCCAGGCGCTCGCGCGCGAGCTCGCGGCCGAGTCGCACCTGCTGTTCGCGTGCGGACGCTACGAGGGCATCGACGCGCGCGTCGCCGAGCACGCCGCGACCCGCGCGCGCGTGCTCGAGGTGAGCCTCGGCGACTACGTGCTCAACGGCGGCGAGGTGGCCGCGATGGCGATGATCGAGGCCATCGGCCGGCTCGTGCCGGGCGTCGTCGGGAACCCCGAGAGCCTCGTCGAGGAGAGCCACGAGGACGGCCTGCTCGAGCATCCGTCGTACACGAAGCCGCAGGTGTGGCGCGGGCTCGAGGTGCCCGAGGTGCTGCGCAGCGGCAACCACGCGGCCGTGGCCGCCTGGCGGCGCGAGCAGGCGCTCGAGCGCACGCGTCGGGTGCGCCCCGACCTGCTGCCCGACGACCGCTGA
- the rimM gene encoding ribosome maturation factor RimM (Essential for efficient processing of 16S rRNA) — translation MPARTQLRVGRLTRAHGLKGAIKVELYTDDPGRRFVPGARFALQVPTSSKWHGKSIELVELRIYNGTPVAFFAGVTDRTEAESLVKAVLWVEQDPTELPAEPDAWYVHQLAGLEVWREGERIGRIVRVDALPAQDVLIVEHEGREVMVPFVKQLVPEVDLRAGRVTVTPPPGLFEELDDADDRDGDAPDAQAQPDAPAAHAADASADRADAPDASDASAEADSPERG, via the coding sequence GTGCCCGCGCGCACCCAGCTGCGCGTCGGCCGGCTCACGCGCGCCCACGGGCTCAAGGGCGCCATCAAGGTCGAGCTCTACACCGACGACCCCGGCCGGCGCTTCGTGCCCGGCGCGCGCTTCGCGCTGCAGGTGCCGACGTCGTCGAAGTGGCACGGCAAGTCGATCGAGCTCGTCGAGCTGCGCATCTACAACGGCACGCCCGTGGCGTTCTTCGCCGGGGTCACCGATCGCACCGAGGCGGAGTCGCTCGTCAAGGCGGTGCTCTGGGTCGAGCAGGATCCCACCGAGCTGCCCGCCGAGCCCGACGCGTGGTACGTGCACCAGCTCGCCGGCCTCGAGGTGTGGCGCGAAGGCGAGCGCATCGGCCGCATCGTGCGCGTCGACGCCCTCCCCGCGCAGGACGTGCTGATCGTCGAGCACGAGGGCCGCGAGGTCATGGTGCCGTTCGTCAAGCAGCTCGTGCCCGAGGTCGACCTGCGCGCCGGTCGCGTCACGGTCACCCCGCCGCCGGGCCTGTTCGAGGAGCTCGACGACGCGGACGACCGCGACGGCGATGCGCCCGACGCCCAGGCACAGCCCGACGCGCCCGCGGCCCATGCCGCCGACGCATCCGCCGACCGCGCCGACGCGCCCGACGCGTCCGACGCATCCGCCGAGGCCGACTCGCCCGAGCGCGGGTAG
- a CDS encoding RNA-binding protein, whose product MLRDALEHLVTGIVDRPDDVRVDSRDTQRGEVLEVRVHPEDLGRVIGRGGRTAGALRTVIGALPGGRRVRVDVVDTDR is encoded by the coding sequence ATGCTGCGCGATGCGCTCGAGCACCTCGTCACGGGGATCGTCGATCGCCCGGACGACGTGCGCGTCGACTCGCGCGACACGCAGCGCGGCGAGGTCCTCGAGGTGCGCGTGCACCCCGAGGACCTCGGCCGCGTCATCGGGCGCGGCGGCCGCACGGCCGGCGCCCTGCGCACCGTGATCGGTGCGCTCCCCGGAGGACGCCGCGTCCGCGTGGACGTGGTGGACACCGATCGCTAG
- the rpsP gene encoding 30S ribosomal protein S16 yields the protein MAVKIRLKRFGKIRAPFYRVVVADSRTKRDGRVIEEIGKYHPTENPSLIDIDSERAQYWLGVGAQPTEQVAALLKLTGDWGKFTGEGPTESQVKAPEGKKAFVADEAKKPVLKPKAEKPAEAPAAEAPAEAESTETESAAADEAEKTES from the coding sequence GTGGCAGTCAAGATCCGTCTGAAGCGCTTCGGCAAGATCCGTGCGCCCTTCTACCGCGTCGTCGTCGCCGACTCGCGCACCAAGCGCGATGGCCGCGTGATCGAGGAGATCGGGAAGTACCACCCGACCGAGAACCCCTCGCTCATCGACATCGACAGCGAGCGCGCGCAGTACTGGCTCGGCGTCGGCGCGCAGCCGACCGAGCAGGTCGCGGCGCTCCTCAAGCTCACGGGCGACTGGGGCAAGTTCACGGGCGAGGGCCCCACGGAGAGCCAGGTCAAGGCTCCCGAGGGCAAGAAGGCGTTCGTCGCCGACGAGGCCAAGAAGCCGGTGCTGAAGCCCAAGGCCGAGAAGCCGGCCGAGGCCCCCGCTGCCGAGGCGCCCGCCGAGGCCGAGTCGACCGAGACCGAGTCGGCGGCCGCCGACGAGGCCGAGAAGACCGAGTCCTGA